Proteins encoded together in one Mycobacterium noviomagense window:
- a CDS encoding nitroreductase family protein, whose translation MDIASVDELLTTTRAVRKRLDITRPVAREVILECVRLAMQAPTASNAQDWRWLVITDADKRAAIADIYRSIGAQYLAHAAATETDPQTKRVYRSAHALTETLAQVPVHVIPCLQRRFDESDRLVAASAWASIIPAAWSFLLALRSRGLGSVWTTMHLAKEQQVAELLGIPATVTQAALFPVAYTIGSHFRPASRPPAETVTFWNTWGEH comes from the coding sequence GTGGACATTGCCTCGGTCGACGAATTGCTCACCACCACCCGGGCGGTGCGCAAACGCCTCGACATCACCAGGCCGGTCGCGCGTGAGGTGATCCTGGAATGCGTGCGGCTGGCCATGCAGGCGCCGACGGCGAGCAATGCCCAGGACTGGCGTTGGCTGGTGATCACCGACGCCGACAAGCGCGCCGCCATCGCCGACATCTACCGAAGCATCGGCGCCCAGTACCTCGCCCACGCCGCGGCCACCGAAACCGATCCCCAGACCAAACGCGTGTATCGCAGCGCCCATGCCCTCACCGAGACACTGGCCCAAGTGCCTGTCCACGTCATTCCGTGCCTGCAGCGTCGCTTTGACGAAAGCGACCGGCTGGTTGCCGCATCGGCGTGGGCATCGATCATCCCGGCCGCCTGGAGCTTCTTGCTGGCCCTTCGCTCCCGCGGCTTGGGATCCGTTTGGACCACAATGCATTTGGCCAAGGAGCAGCAAGTAGCCGAGCTGCTCGGGATACCCGCGACAGTGACGCAGGCTGCGCTGTTCCCTGTCGCGTACACGATCGGCAGCCACTTTCGACCCGCATCTCGGCCACCCGCGGAGACCGTCACCTTCTGGAATACCTGGGGAGAACACTGA
- a CDS encoding M15 family metallopeptidase, translated as MIQGSDWRMVARRRVAALAMVIAAGALAPQCTAAPSPPTAPSPPAQPPTSRATSATAPPAPPATTVRPVTAAELGASWRPDCPVEPGQLRRVAVNHIGMDGQTHRGELIVNEELVAEVIAVFDQLYQQRFPIEKIRTVDHYPAAADELSMEDNNTSAFNCRRIRGSVDWSLHAYGRAIDLNPLLNPSVDPSGTFEPTNAVAYLDRSRTDPGMLHDGDPATHVFTDRGWRWGGYWKSPIDYQHFERP; from the coding sequence ATGATCCAGGGTAGCGATTGGCGCATGGTGGCGAGGCGGAGAGTTGCCGCACTGGCGATGGTGATTGCAGCCGGCGCGCTGGCCCCGCAGTGCACCGCCGCGCCGTCACCCCCGACAGCACCGTCGCCTCCTGCACAACCGCCAACCTCTCGAGCGACATCTGCTACCGCGCCGCCGGCACCGCCCGCTACGACGGTTCGCCCCGTCACCGCAGCCGAGCTGGGCGCGAGCTGGCGGCCGGATTGCCCCGTCGAACCGGGACAGTTGCGGCGGGTGGCGGTGAACCACATCGGGATGGACGGGCAGACGCACCGCGGCGAGCTGATCGTGAACGAAGAGCTGGTGGCAGAAGTCATCGCAGTCTTCGACCAGCTCTACCAACAGCGGTTTCCCATCGAGAAGATCCGTACCGTCGACCACTACCCGGCTGCAGCTGACGAACTATCGATGGAGGACAACAACACGTCGGCGTTCAACTGCAGGCGCATCCGGGGCAGCGTCGACTGGTCTCTGCACGCGTACGGGCGAGCCATTGACCTCAACCCGCTTCTCAACCCGTCCGTCGACCCCAGCGGCACATTCGAACCCACGAACGCGGTGGCATACCTGGACCGCAGCCGCACCGATCCGGGGATGCTGCACGATGGCGATCCAGCCACGCATGTCTTCACCGATCGGGGCTGGCGGTGGGGCGGTTATTGGAAGTCACCGATCGACTACCAGCATTTCGAGCGGCCCTGA
- a CDS encoding NAD-dependent epimerase/dehydratase family protein has translation MRVVVVGATGNIGTSLVEVLAADEQIDTIVGVARRRPQWQPPKTTWIQADVCHDDLETHFRGADAVVQLAWIFQPTHDELATWRNNVLGSIRVFDAVARAGVGTLVYASSVGAYSPGPQDHPVDESWPTHGLPTAAYGREKSYLERVLDTFEREYPDMRVVRLRPGFIFKRESASEQRRLFAGPLLPTTLVRPSLLPIVPDLPGLRLQALHSVDAAHAFRLAVLRPVHGAFNVAADPVLDPHTLGELLGARPVKLPLRPLRAVVATAWRLHLLPASPTLVDLALSLPIMDTARARSELQWDPSQTSLDAIREFLDGLRHRGGMNTPPLEPSAGGRIREKEVATGVGQRATP, from the coding sequence ATGCGAGTGGTCGTTGTCGGCGCCACCGGCAACATCGGCACCAGCCTCGTGGAGGTGCTTGCGGCCGATGAACAGATCGACACCATCGTCGGCGTCGCCCGTCGCCGGCCGCAATGGCAGCCGCCAAAGACGACCTGGATTCAGGCTGACGTTTGTCACGACGACCTCGAGACACATTTCCGCGGCGCTGACGCCGTCGTGCAACTGGCCTGGATATTCCAGCCAACCCACGACGAGCTGGCGACCTGGCGCAACAACGTCCTGGGCAGCATCCGCGTCTTCGACGCCGTGGCTCGTGCCGGTGTGGGCACGCTGGTCTACGCCTCGTCGGTGGGCGCGTACTCCCCTGGGCCCCAAGATCATCCGGTCGACGAGTCCTGGCCTACGCACGGGCTCCCGACCGCAGCGTACGGGCGCGAGAAGTCATATCTGGAGCGCGTGCTCGACACTTTCGAACGCGAGTATCCGGACATGCGGGTCGTGCGGCTTCGGCCCGGATTCATCTTCAAGCGCGAGTCGGCGTCCGAGCAGCGCCGCCTGTTCGCGGGTCCGCTGTTGCCCACCACGCTGGTGCGGCCGTCGCTGCTGCCGATCGTCCCCGACCTGCCAGGCCTGCGCCTACAGGCTCTGCACTCCGTCGATGCCGCTCATGCCTTCCGTCTGGCAGTGCTCCGTCCGGTACACGGTGCGTTCAACGTCGCGGCCGATCCGGTGCTCGATCCCCATACCCTTGGCGAGCTTCTCGGCGCACGGCCGGTCAAGCTGCCGTTGCGTCCTCTCCGGGCAGTTGTCGCCACCGCGTGGCGGCTGCATCTGCTGCCGGCCAGCCCCACACTCGTCGACCTCGCCTTGAGCCTGCCGATCATGGATACCGCGCGGGCCCGCAGCGAACTGCAGTGGGATCCGTCGCAGACGTCGCTGGATGCCATTCGCGAGTTCCTCGACGGGCTGCGGCATCGCGGCGGGATGAACACGCCGCCACTGGAGCCGTCGGCTGGCGGCAGGATCCGGGAAAAAGAAGTGGCCACCGGCGTGGGTCAGCGCGCGACGCCCTAG
- a CDS encoding SRPBCC family protein translates to MRSYTVRFHVDAPPGKVWRVLHPPAPPNSPRPRVLKWPTGSMEILHEGDEAGQGLVRTCVFAVPKYLMSGGKGRSFETVTEAKLNKLSRYVAIGKPLWSRAEGYHELEEQPDGTTVLTFHEDYHAYNPVLRFLFERPVHAKISRDNLETYEHALSYAGAVRRLP, encoded by the coding sequence ATGCGCTCATACACAGTGCGATTCCATGTCGATGCGCCGCCGGGAAAAGTGTGGCGAGTGCTGCACCCACCGGCGCCGCCGAACTCTCCACGGCCACGGGTCCTCAAGTGGCCCACCGGCAGCATGGAGATTCTGCATGAAGGCGACGAAGCCGGTCAGGGTTTGGTCCGCACATGTGTGTTCGCCGTGCCCAAGTACTTAATGTCAGGCGGCAAGGGACGGTCGTTCGAGACCGTGACAGAGGCGAAGCTCAACAAACTTTCGCGCTATGTCGCAATCGGGAAGCCGCTGTGGTCGCGCGCGGAGGGTTACCACGAACTCGAAGAACAACCCGACGGCACCACGGTGCTTACTTTTCATGAGGACTATCACGCCTATAACCCAGTGCTGCGCTTTCTTTTCGAGCGCCCAGTGCACGCCAAAATCTCGCGCGACAACCTCGAAACCTACGAGCACGCACTTAGCTACGCCGGTGCAGTTCGGCGGCTTCCCTAA
- a CDS encoding P-loop NTPase family protein has protein sequence MLFMHEVHKVRGRAEDDFEATFREGWMPLLGAGDEARLLWYANHAHGSGPSYTVVTVTAVRDGTAWERLALRVQKGDLRQWMRELDELRYDVEAKLLMSLPWSPLQDVLFEQVPVDGREHELTLYMEDTMWPFANKFTEYIDRCGEVYAKSLDRPAAMLTIEAAFRPALGSRLRREVTLMQRINQPEALFHLLRTEIPPERRAPGTWMHDALDLRDQWTSRLLRTSSWSPLY, from the coding sequence ATGCTGTTCATGCACGAGGTGCACAAGGTGCGTGGCCGTGCCGAAGACGACTTCGAGGCCACCTTCCGCGAAGGCTGGATGCCACTGCTGGGCGCCGGCGACGAGGCGCGGCTGTTGTGGTACGCCAACCACGCCCACGGCAGCGGCCCCTCCTACACCGTCGTCACCGTCACCGCCGTTCGCGACGGAACGGCCTGGGAACGCCTGGCACTGCGGGTGCAGAAAGGCGATCTGCGGCAATGGATGCGCGAGCTCGACGAACTGCGCTACGACGTCGAAGCCAAACTGCTGATGTCGCTGCCGTGGTCGCCGCTGCAAGACGTGCTGTTCGAGCAGGTTCCGGTCGATGGCCGCGAGCACGAGCTGACGCTCTACATGGAAGACACCATGTGGCCCTTCGCAAACAAGTTCACCGAATACATCGACCGCTGCGGTGAGGTGTACGCCAAGAGTCTCGACCGACCGGCTGCCATGCTCACCATCGAAGCTGCGTTCCGGCCGGCGCTGGGGAGCCGGCTGCGCCGAGAGGTAACGCTGATGCAGCGCATCAACCAACCCGAGGCTTTGTTTCACCTGCTCCGCACCGAGATTCCGCCCGAGCGGCGCGCTCCGGGAACCTGGATGCACGACGCACTCGACCTTCGCGATCAATGGACCAGCCGGCTGCTGCGGACCTCGTCATGGTCGCCCCTGTACTGA
- a CDS encoding glycosyltransferase 87 family protein encodes MSVSAPATERRPAVEPSRMVSPWVRWGGPLVLAVALLLYAVVYVHWPRQAVQVDLQVYRFGAMRVRDGLDLYSIGLTGNPRELLFIYPPFAALCFFPLALMVEVSAQALWLLVMCVLVIYVVWRMLKSLDVTPANGLWSITALLVGLVAWLEPFRLSLQLGQINIAILAIVVADLLGPAQRKWAGIGIGLAAGIKLTPALFIIYLAAIGRLRAAMVATATFVATVVVGFAVLPRESNYYWLRRGFRDVRRISHDPFSNTTVEGLLHRLHCPAVLATGASVALAVIAVALAAIAYRRGHAVLGIALVGMASAAVSPFSWSHHWVWFAPLMVHLGYRAYILRSRYAAWTLWLLAALLAGWFTSAPGGDIREASVLSLRPGGVWNAIVPGTYVFVFLAVLMCTAAWLWRAPAVPEATPDREPQLAL; translated from the coding sequence ATGAGCGTATCTGCACCGGCAACCGAGCGACGACCTGCCGTCGAACCATCCCGAATGGTGTCGCCGTGGGTTCGCTGGGGCGGTCCCTTGGTGTTGGCGGTCGCATTACTGCTCTACGCCGTGGTGTACGTGCACTGGCCTCGGCAGGCCGTGCAAGTCGACCTGCAGGTATACCGCTTTGGTGCAATGCGCGTTCGAGACGGGCTGGACCTCTACTCGATCGGATTGACCGGCAATCCGAGAGAGTTGCTCTTCATTTACCCACCGTTTGCCGCGCTCTGCTTTTTCCCACTGGCCCTCATGGTCGAAGTCTCGGCCCAGGCGTTGTGGTTGCTGGTCATGTGCGTCCTGGTGATCTACGTGGTATGGCGCATGCTCAAGTCGCTGGACGTCACCCCGGCGAACGGATTGTGGAGCATCACCGCGCTGTTGGTGGGCCTGGTCGCATGGCTGGAACCGTTTCGGCTTTCGCTGCAGCTCGGACAGATCAATATCGCCATCCTCGCGATCGTCGTCGCCGATCTGCTCGGGCCTGCGCAGCGCAAGTGGGCGGGAATTGGAATCGGGCTGGCGGCCGGGATCAAGTTGACCCCGGCCTTGTTCATCATCTACTTGGCCGCGATCGGGCGGCTGCGTGCTGCAATGGTGGCCACCGCGACATTCGTCGCCACCGTCGTCGTCGGATTCGCTGTGCTGCCAAGGGAATCCAATTATTACTGGCTGCGGCGGGGTTTTCGCGACGTCCGCCGGATTTCACACGATCCGTTTTCCAATACCACTGTTGAGGGCTTGCTGCATCGTCTTCACTGTCCCGCTGTGCTGGCCACTGGGGCATCCGTTGCGCTGGCTGTTATTGCCGTGGCGCTGGCTGCGATCGCATACCGGCGTGGCCATGCCGTACTGGGGATCGCGCTGGTGGGAATGGCTTCGGCAGCCGTTTCGCCATTCAGTTGGAGCCATCACTGGGTGTGGTTCGCACCGCTGATGGTGCACCTGGGGTATCGGGCGTACATCCTGCGCAGCAGGTATGCGGCGTGGACCTTGTGGCTGTTGGCCGCCCTCCTCGCGGGCTGGTTCACCTCTGCGCCGGGCGGCGACATCCGCGAGGCGAGCGTGCTTTCCCTGCGGCCTGGCGGAGTTTGGAACGCTATCGTTCCCGGCACCTACGTCTTCGTCTTCCTCGCGGTGCTGATGTGCACCGCGGCATGGCTGTGGCGCGCGCCGGCTGTTCCCGAGGCGACGCCCGATCGTGAGCCGCAACTTGCGCTGTAG
- a CDS encoding alpha/beta hydrolase, protein METVEYAPGRSVDLFGDSGQTTVLMWHGQQTNARAAMRPLADLVAGHDLRVVVPDWNSHAEDGGRSDLLQSLRFARNSAGDANGLVLVGWSMGAVAAAALTIHARDLGMRLAHTVCLAGAFMVPDPIFGEDLDPALAGSDRPPFTLLHGVDDAVVPVTASRAFAALLEQHQWPVEVVELTADHGSIAGATYDPTADRYSAAQDPRTLAVATDVADRIATAAGRTGNL, encoded by the coding sequence ATGGAGACCGTCGAGTACGCCCCCGGCCGTTCGGTCGATCTTTTCGGCGATTCGGGACAGACCACCGTCTTGATGTGGCATGGCCAGCAGACCAACGCTCGCGCTGCCATGCGCCCACTTGCTGACCTAGTTGCCGGGCACGACCTTCGCGTGGTGGTCCCCGACTGGAACTCGCACGCCGAAGACGGTGGACGAAGCGATCTGCTGCAGTCGCTGCGGTTCGCCCGAAACTCTGCCGGCGACGCCAACGGCCTCGTGCTCGTCGGCTGGTCAATGGGAGCGGTCGCAGCGGCAGCGTTGACCATTCACGCGCGAGACCTCGGTATGCGGCTGGCGCACACCGTATGCCTTGCCGGCGCCTTCATGGTTCCCGACCCGATCTTCGGTGAAGACCTCGACCCCGCGCTGGCCGGCTCCGACCGTCCGCCGTTCACGCTGCTACACGGTGTTGACGACGCCGTGGTCCCGGTGACGGCGAGCCGAGCCTTCGCCGCGCTGCTCGAGCAACACCAATGGCCGGTCGAGGTGGTCGAGCTCACCGCCGACCATGGGTCGATTGCCGGTGCGACCTACGACCCGACCGCCGATCGCTACTCGGCCGCTCAAGACCCCCGCACCTTGGCCGTCGCAACCGACGTGGCGGACCGGATCGCGACCGCTGCCGGGCGCACGGGCAACTTATAG
- a CDS encoding carboxymuconolactone decarboxylase family protein has translation MARIEVPDGPGGEAAMVWTLRPELSGMVQRMIEGAYQQSILPPEERELARMRIAQINDCIACSDFRAPSVLQAGIAPELYENVAAYDTYPGYTPRQRLAIEYAERFATDHAAIEDAFIARMRELFTDAEILDLTLCIAVFLGLGRTLTVLGIDQSCAIDV, from the coding sequence ATGGCGCGGATTGAGGTCCCCGACGGTCCCGGTGGCGAGGCCGCGATGGTCTGGACATTGCGACCAGAGCTCAGCGGCATGGTGCAGCGGATGATCGAAGGCGCCTACCAGCAGAGCATCCTCCCGCCGGAAGAACGCGAACTGGCCCGAATGCGCATCGCGCAGATCAACGACTGCATCGCGTGCTCGGACTTTCGTGCCCCGTCGGTGCTGCAGGCTGGCATCGCGCCAGAGCTGTACGAGAACGTCGCCGCTTACGACACCTACCCCGGCTATACGCCGCGGCAACGACTAGCCATCGAGTACGCCGAGCGCTTTGCCACTGACCATGCGGCGATTGAGGACGCGTTCATCGCGCGGATGCGCGAGCTGTTCACCGACGCAGAAATTCTCGACCTCACGCTGTGCATTGCGGTGTTCCTCGGTCTGGGCCGCACGCTGACGGTGCTCGGCATCGACCAGTCCTGCGCGATCGACGTCTGA
- a CDS encoding STAS domain-containing protein, giving the protein MTVSTNAVADLTPRHRNPVFDCGAARIRTQCRHLATVVTISGAIDAGNLDHVSEYSRRFILPDNPFVFDLSGVDCFSAQAVSLLHLVDDECFRAGVEWVLVPSRAVLQILRITDEDGAFPVVDSVHEALRHFADVIAMRRRVLLPLLTRTA; this is encoded by the coding sequence ATGACCGTTTCGACTAATGCGGTGGCAGACCTCACGCCTCGCCACCGCAACCCCGTCTTCGACTGCGGTGCGGCCCGGATTCGGACGCAGTGTCGTCATCTGGCCACCGTGGTGACGATCAGCGGTGCCATCGACGCCGGAAACCTCGATCACGTCAGCGAGTACAGCAGGCGCTTCATCCTCCCGGACAATCCCTTTGTCTTCGACCTCAGCGGTGTGGATTGCTTCTCTGCTCAAGCCGTGTCCTTATTGCACCTCGTCGATGACGAATGTTTCCGCGCTGGAGTCGAGTGGGTGCTGGTCCCAAGTCGCGCGGTATTGCAAATCCTGCGGATCACCGACGAGGACGGCGCTTTTCCAGTCGTCGACTCGGTGCACGAGGCGCTCCGGCACTTCGCTGACGTCATCGCGATGCGCCGTCGCGTGCTCCTTCCCCTGCTCACAAGGACCGCATAA
- a CDS encoding cytochrome P450, whose product MGEPAAADFCVVAAVLSAGIAIEKFPIGLAATLRELEEDPHPLLARLRAAEPVTWLEAVGGWLITRYDLAVRVLRDPATFTVDDPRFSTARVVGPSMLSFDGAAHGRHRDAFARPFHPARVRERFTPFIEAQTDRLIAAMEPTGRAELRRQFAGPLAVAVVTEALGLPGVDTDAVLSWYAAIVAAVSDATGGRPVNAAGAEAFGRLRSVVLTSFDDPRSLLAEAARTPDGLGPDEVASNAVVLMFGGVDTTEGMILNAVRHLLADSEALAAVRAQSDLLPNGIEESIRLEPAAASVDRYATCDVELEDAHIQRGDLVVVSLAGANRDPSVFAEPDRFDVYRANARLNLAFAQGAHFCLGAQLARTETTIAVARLLDRLPGLRLADEQPNSPRGLVFRKPPLLHVRWASKF is encoded by the coding sequence GTGGGAGAGCCGGCTGCTGCGGACTTCTGCGTGGTCGCCGCTGTACTGAGCGCGGGTATCGCCATCGAGAAGTTTCCGATCGGGCTGGCCGCGACGCTGCGCGAGCTGGAGGAAGATCCGCACCCGCTGCTGGCACGGCTGCGGGCAGCCGAGCCCGTGACGTGGCTCGAGGCAGTGGGCGGATGGTTGATCACGAGGTACGACCTTGCGGTGCGGGTATTGCGCGATCCCGCCACGTTCACCGTCGACGATCCCCGCTTCTCCACCGCGAGGGTGGTCGGGCCCAGCATGCTCTCGTTCGACGGCGCCGCCCACGGACGTCACCGTGACGCTTTTGCGCGACCCTTTCACCCGGCGCGCGTCCGCGAGCGGTTCACCCCGTTCATCGAGGCGCAGACGGACCGGCTGATCGCCGCGATGGAACCGACTGGCCGCGCGGAGTTGCGCCGGCAGTTCGCCGGTCCGCTCGCGGTTGCAGTCGTCACGGAAGCGCTGGGACTGCCAGGCGTCGACACTGATGCGGTGTTGAGCTGGTATGCGGCGATCGTGGCGGCGGTGTCGGATGCGACGGGCGGCCGGCCGGTCAATGCGGCAGGCGCGGAAGCGTTCGGCCGGCTGCGGTCCGTCGTGCTGACGTCGTTTGACGACCCGCGGTCACTGTTGGCCGAGGCGGCACGGACACCCGACGGCCTCGGTCCCGACGAGGTGGCGTCCAACGCGGTGGTGCTGATGTTCGGCGGTGTCGACACCACCGAAGGGATGATCCTCAACGCGGTCCGGCATTTACTTGCTGACAGCGAGGCGCTGGCTGCCGTCCGCGCGCAAAGCGACCTCTTGCCCAACGGGATCGAGGAGTCGATCCGCCTCGAGCCTGCCGCCGCCTCTGTCGACCGATACGCCACCTGCGACGTCGAGCTGGAAGATGCACACATTCAGCGCGGTGATCTGGTGGTCGTATCGCTTGCCGGGGCCAACCGCGATCCGAGCGTCTTCGCCGAGCCCGACCGGTTCGACGTCTACCGGGCCAATGCGCGGCTGAATCTGGCTTTCGCTCAGGGAGCGCACTTCTGCCTAGGCGCTCAGCTCGCCAGAACCGAAACCACCATCGCGGTCGCCCGACTCCTGGATCGCCTTCCCGGCCTGCGCCTCGCCGATGAACAGCCGAATTCGCCGCGCGGCTTGGTGTTTCGCAAACCGCCGCTTCTGCACGTGCGTTGGGCCAGTAAGTTCTAG
- a CDS encoding class I adenylate-forming enzyme family protein produces MNIGTIVDAPAARDPDRAALIIGGRIVSYRELATAVDRCAAGLAASRLAGKRVAVVDTGSLLSIAAVVGAARVGAAAALMNPALTPSELRALLEHAGCADVGVAGEAYADRLRQAGAAKALTASDLLARNNIGRLTAENVDDREALVLFTSGTTGLPKAVGITHAQLSARITGFSTGFRPDAEAAVSIMCVPFFHVGGALGMLGSLYSGNTSVVQDRFDPGEWLRLVQEHRVSTAFLVPTMLQRILDHPDFARTDLSSLVAIAYGAAAAPVALVHRAMEALPNVAFANVFGQTETLGAYTTLSPDDHRDPNRVGSVGRPLPGVDVRVVDPDTGMDVEPGNVGELWVNTSQNVTGGWLHTGDLARQDRDGYIYPAGRLTDTINRGGEKFGPIEVEDAIRTHPAVRDVAVAGIADDEMGQRVGAAVVVRTSVTLNELRSHCRERIAYFKLPERLVIVDHIPYSETGKVNRRQLAALIADKA; encoded by the coding sequence ATGAACATCGGCACAATCGTCGACGCCCCCGCAGCCCGCGATCCCGACCGCGCTGCACTGATCATCGGCGGTCGCATCGTCAGCTACCGCGAGCTGGCAACCGCAGTGGACCGATGCGCCGCCGGCCTGGCCGCGAGCCGGCTGGCCGGCAAACGCGTTGCGGTAGTCGACACCGGAAGCCTGTTGTCGATTGCGGCAGTGGTGGGTGCGGCGCGGGTCGGCGCTGCCGCTGCGCTGATGAACCCCGCCCTGACACCGTCGGAGCTGCGGGCGCTGCTGGAACACGCTGGGTGCGCCGATGTCGGTGTCGCGGGGGAGGCGTACGCGGATCGGCTGCGCCAAGCGGGTGCGGCCAAGGCACTGACCGCATCAGACCTGTTGGCTCGCAACAATATTGGCAGGCTGACCGCCGAAAACGTCGACGATCGTGAGGCTTTAGTGTTATTCACCAGCGGCACCACGGGGCTGCCGAAGGCGGTCGGCATTACCCACGCGCAGTTGAGTGCACGGATCACCGGTTTCAGTACGGGTTTTCGGCCCGACGCGGAAGCGGCGGTCAGCATCATGTGCGTGCCGTTCTTCCATGTCGGTGGCGCACTGGGCATGCTCGGCAGCCTGTACTCGGGCAATACGTCGGTGGTGCAAGACCGGTTCGACCCAGGAGAGTGGTTGCGCCTGGTGCAAGAGCATCGGGTGAGCACCGCGTTTCTGGTGCCAACGATGCTGCAGCGGATCCTCGACCATCCCGACTTCGCCCGCACCGACCTCAGCTCACTCGTCGCGATCGCGTACGGGGCGGCTGCTGCGCCCGTCGCACTGGTGCACAGAGCCATGGAGGCGTTGCCGAATGTGGCTTTTGCCAACGTCTTTGGGCAGACGGAGACCCTGGGTGCCTACACCACGCTGTCGCCCGACGATCACCGCGATCCCAATCGGGTGGGATCGGTAGGCCGGCCACTGCCCGGGGTTGACGTGCGGGTGGTCGACCCCGATACGGGCATGGACGTCGAACCGGGAAATGTCGGCGAACTCTGGGTCAACACCAGCCAGAACGTGACGGGCGGCTGGCTGCATACCGGTGACCTCGCCCGCCAGGACCGCGACGGCTACATCTATCCCGCCGGCCGGCTGACCGATACGATCAACCGCGGGGGAGAGAAGTTCGGGCCGATCGAGGTCGAGGACGCCATCCGCACCCACCCCGCGGTCCGCGATGTGGCCGTCGCGGGGATCGCCGACGACGAGATGGGCCAGCGGGTGGGTGCCGCTGTGGTGGTGCGAACGTCCGTGACGCTCAACGAATTGCGCTCGCACTGCCGTGAGCGGATCGCCTATTTCAAGCTGCCCGAACGGCTGGTGATCGTCGACCACATTCCCTACAGCGAAACCGGCAAGGTCAACCGCCGTCAGCTCGCCGCGTTGATCGCGGACAAAGCCTGA